One genomic window of Candidatus Nitrosopumilus sediminis includes the following:
- a CDS encoding DUF302 domain-containing protein encodes MTFNYTVKTQKNIDKVIEEITAKLSEIKFGVLGILDFKAIFAKKGVEYPHEYKLLEVCNPQAAKQALDSDPNIGLLLPCTIAVFEKNGENYISLAKPTELLFVASNVELESMGKDIETKLTKIIDDVK; translated from the coding sequence TTGACATTTAATTATACTGTAAAAACCCAGAAAAATATCGATAAAGTAATTGAAGAAATTACTGCCAAACTTTCAGAAATAAAATTTGGCGTTCTTGGAATATTAGATTTTAAGGCAATTTTTGCAAAAAAAGGAGTAGAATACCCACATGAGTACAAATTATTAGAAGTATGCAACCCTCAGGCAGCAAAACAAGCCTTGGATTCAGATCCAAACATTGGTCTTTTACTTCCTTGCACTATTGCAGTGTTTGAGAAAAACGGCGAAAATTATATCAGCTTGGCAAAGCCTACCGAGTTACTTTTTGTTGCATCAAATGTTGAATTAGAATCGATGGGAAAAGACATTGAAACAAAATTAACCAAAATCATCGATGATGTAAAATAA
- a CDS encoding PEFG-CTERM sorting domain-containing protein, whose protein sequence is MSKSFKIHPKKMKFIHGFSIVIVSLFVLSSFSVNVFAQEEIILTPLSLGANHLGSMIKIETVSDDGSTWIFVTSTEPVEREHMTINVRFTDKNGQEITDVNYDIIVTQDDQIILDKTMVNQQMGIGDHLTEELPSNENVNIKITLQGTGANIPITGPHGESLEIKVVPEFGTIAMMILVVSIVSIVVISTKSKLSLKL, encoded by the coding sequence TTGTCAAAATCATTTAAAATACACCCAAAGAAAATGAAGTTTATTCATGGTTTCTCTATTGTTATAGTTTCATTATTTGTTCTATCTAGTTTTAGTGTGAATGTTTTTGCTCAAGAAGAGATTATTTTAACTCCTCTTAGTCTGGGTGCAAATCACCTGGGATCAATGATCAAAATAGAAACTGTTTCAGATGATGGCTCTACTTGGATATTCGTTACATCTACAGAACCTGTAGAGAGAGAACATATGACAATCAATGTAAGATTTACAGATAAAAATGGACAAGAAATAACAGATGTAAACTATGACATAATTGTAACTCAAGACGATCAAATTATTTTGGATAAAACTATGGTTAACCAACAAATGGGCATCGGAGATCATCTTACTGAAGAATTGCCTAGTAATGAGAATGTAAACATCAAGATAACACTGCAAGGAACGGGAGCAAATATTCCTATAACTGGACCTCATGGAGAATCTCTTGAGATTAAAGTGGTTCCTGAATTTGGAACAATTGCAATGATGATTTTGGTTGTGTCAATTGTAAGTATAGTGGTAATTAGTACCAAAAGCAAGTTATCTCTCAAACTGTAG
- a CDS encoding universal stress protein, whose amino-acid sequence MELLFRHILVPYDGTKPGDKAFNSAIQLAKKFSSKITILACMEKNSTFGFFDTKSEKKDMKKRNEVMEKKLSELEQIAKESNIQCNSKISSCNVASTCIISYVKSHKIDLIVMGKSSKVSPEKIYHDSTVNHIYVSVKCAMLNI is encoded by the coding sequence ATGGAATTACTCTTTCGACATATTCTTGTACCCTATGATGGAACAAAGCCTGGAGATAAGGCATTTAATAGTGCAATTCAACTTGCAAAAAAATTTTCTTCTAAAATCACTATCCTTGCTTGTATGGAAAAAAACTCTACCTTTGGATTTTTTGATACAAAATCCGAAAAAAAAGACATGAAGAAAAGAAATGAAGTAATGGAAAAAAAGTTATCAGAATTAGAACAGATAGCAAAAGAATCCAACATTCAATGTAATTCAAAAATTTCTAGTTGTAACGTTGCCTCAACATGTATCATATCTTATGTAAAATCCCATAAAATCGATCTAATTGTTATGGGTAAATCCTCTAAAGTCAGTCCTGAAAAAATTTACCACGATAGCACCGTAAATCATATTTATGTTAGTGTTAAATGTGCAATGTTAAACATTTGA
- the hsp20 gene encoding archaeal heat shock protein Hsp20 — MFDDQFETAFRRLSNPFFSVGDVFENPRGGNIQTIGPYYYGYVKTVGEDGIPHVTEWGNTKPSNSLTDSTVRDPYVDVSVDEKTSTLKIVSEMPGIEKSDIKLNVSDKLVLLSAEHEDRKYEKKIPLPSKVDENSAKAKYTNGVLQVTLTLAKEKPKGKMVTVE; from the coding sequence ATGTTTGATGACCAATTCGAAACAGCATTTCGAAGATTGTCAAATCCCTTTTTTTCAGTGGGTGATGTCTTCGAAAATCCCAGAGGAGGCAATATTCAAACTATTGGGCCCTACTACTATGGTTATGTAAAGACTGTAGGAGAGGACGGTATTCCTCATGTAACTGAATGGGGAAACACAAAACCTTCAAACTCTCTAACTGATTCTACAGTAAGAGATCCATATGTTGATGTTTCAGTAGATGAAAAAACCAGTACTCTCAAGATAGTCTCTGAGATGCCAGGAATTGAAAAATCTGACATTAAGTTAAATGTGTCAGATAAACTCGTCTTGCTCTCAGCAGAACATGAAGACAGAAAGTACGAAAAGAAAATCCCACTACCATCAAAAGTAGATGAAAACTCTGCAAAAGCCAAATACACAAACGGGGTTTTACAAGTGACTCTGACACTTGCAAAAGAAAAACCCAAAGGAAAGATGGTTACTGTAGAGTAA
- a CDS encoding helix-turn-helix transcriptional regulator translates to MGDLIDETADYVLELASSQRLNILFRLSSKNLTPTALAKEIDATKQEVHRNFTRLEENGLIKKKIDGTYTLTTFGQIVCTQVPSLVFLTQNRKYFEEHNFGEIPHKFQMRCGQLAVCQRVKGFSKTIEQWKNIYKNSDDYIYEILSEVPLDLIEPLIKKVKKGIKFDYIFSESAVVPKGRKALLKKLGFDKLMEDGLIQRKMTKNVQTVLVMNEKEACIMFPTVNGESDISEMFYSDDPMFHEWCLDYFRYCWYGSDVFKESKLKE, encoded by the coding sequence AAACTGCTGACTATGTTTTGGAATTAGCTAGTTCTCAAAGATTGAATATTTTATTTAGATTGTCAAGCAAAAATTTGACTCCTACTGCACTTGCAAAAGAAATTGATGCAACAAAACAGGAAGTACACAGAAATTTCACAAGACTAGAAGAAAATGGGTTAATAAAAAAGAAAATTGATGGAACATACACATTAACGACATTTGGACAGATAGTGTGTACCCAGGTCCCATCGTTAGTATTTCTTACACAAAACAGGAAATATTTTGAAGAGCACAATTTTGGAGAAATTCCACACAAATTTCAAATGCGTTGTGGCCAATTAGCAGTGTGTCAACGTGTTAAGGGTTTTTCTAAAACAATAGAACAATGGAAAAATATTTACAAAAATTCTGATGATTACATATACGAAATATTATCAGAAGTTCCTCTAGATCTGATTGAGCCACTCATAAAGAAAGTCAAGAAAGGAATAAAATTTGATTACATTTTTTCTGAATCTGCAGTAGTTCCAAAAGGAAGGAAGGCACTTCTTAAGAAATTAGGGTTTGATAAATTAATGGAAGATGGATTGATTCAAAGAAAAATGACAAAAAATGTTCAAACAGTTCTTGTAATGAATGAGAAAGAGGCATGCATAATGTTTCCTACAGTAAATGGAGAGTCTGATATTAGTGAAATGTTCTATTCAGATGATCCAATGTTTCATGAATGGTGTCTTGATTATTTCAGATATTGCTGGTATGGCTCTGATGTTTTCAAAGAGAGCAAATTAAAAGAATAA
- a CDS encoding zinc-ribbon domain-containing protein has protein sequence MKPQSCRNCGKELFQNQRTCPHCGRESGYDDTEI, from the coding sequence GTGAAACCTCAATCATGTCGAAATTGTGGAAAAGAACTTTTTCAAAACCAAAGAACATGTCCTCACTGTGGTAGGGAAAGTGGTTATGATGATACTGAAATTTAG
- a CDS encoding Fur family transcriptional regulator → MQQIEQIVASLRDEGFRITPQRMAIVDYLLKTEDHPSAELIYKVVRKRYPMVSLSTVYKTLELLREKKLVNEIEVEGETRFDAHTNEHINLVCLKCGKIDDLDEASLKDIQIKAAKKSKYLILKSNFELHGYCNDCKSKMKI, encoded by the coding sequence ATGCAGCAGATAGAACAGATCGTCGCATCATTAAGAGATGAAGGGTTTAGAATTACGCCTCAGAGAATGGCAATAGTAGACTATCTATTAAAAACAGAGGACCATCCCAGTGCAGAGCTTATCTACAAGGTTGTAAGAAAAAGATACCCAATGGTAAGCCTGTCTACAGTATACAAAACATTAGAGTTACTCAGAGAGAAGAAGCTTGTTAACGAAATAGAAGTTGAAGGGGAAACAAGATTTGATGCACATACTAATGAGCATATCAATCTTGTCTGTTTAAAATGTGGAAAAATAGATGATCTTGATGAAGCATCTCTAAAAGACATTCAGATCAAAGCTGCTAAAAAATCAAAATACCTAATCTTAAAGAGCAATTTTGAATTGCATGGTTATTGCAATGATTGTAAATCAAAGATGAAAATTTAG